The following proteins are encoded in a genomic region of Acipenser ruthenus chromosome 4, fAciRut3.2 maternal haplotype, whole genome shotgun sequence:
- the wnt3a gene encoding protein Wnt-3a, with protein sequence MPSVAEGVKIGIQECQHQFRGRRWNCTTINDLAIFGPVLDKATRESSFVHAIASAGVAFAVTRSCAEGSATICGCDTRHKGPPGEGWKWGGCSEDAEFGSMVSREFADARENRPDARSAMNRHNNEAGRMSIIDHMHLKCKCHGLSGSCEVKTCWWSQPDFRVIGDYLKDKYDSSSEMVVEKHRESRGWVETLRPKFAFFKPPMERDLVYYESSPNFCEPNPETGSFGTRDRICNVTSHGIDGCDLLCCGRGHNTRTEKRKEKCHCIFHWCCYVSCQECVRVYDVHTCK encoded by the exons ATGCCCAGTGTGGCAGAAGGGGTTAAAATTGGGATACAGGAGTGCCAGCACCAGTTTCggggcaggaggtggaactgcacAACGATTAACGATCTGGCTATCTTTGGACCGGTGCTCGATAAAG CCACCAGAGAGTCATCGTTCGTCCATGCGATCGCTTCAGCAGGAGTGGCATTCGCGGTGACACGGTCATGTGCAGAGGGATCCGCCACCATCTGCGGCTGTGACACCCGACACAAGGGCCCCCCAGGGGAGGGCTGGAAATGGGGCGGCTGCAGTGAGGATGCTGAGTTTGGGAGCATGGTTTCCCGGGAGTTTGCAGATGCAAGGGAGAACAGGCCTGACGCCCGCTCCGCCATGAATCGACACAACAATGAGGCTGGACGCATG tcaaTTATCGACCATATGCACCTGAAGTGTAAGTGTCACGGCTTGTCGGGTAGCTGTGAGGTGAAGACATGCTGGTGGTCGCAGCCGGACTTCCGAGTCATTGGGGACTACCTGAAGGACAAGTACGACAGCTCCTCGGAGATGGTGGTGGAGAAGCATCGGGAATCCAGGGGCTGGGTGGAGACCCTCAGGCCCAAGTTTGCCTTCTTCAAGCCCCCAATGGAGCGGGATCTAGTTTACTATGAGAGTTCCCCAAACTTCTGTGAACCTAACCCGGAGACGGGGTCATTCGGCACCAGGGACCGGATCTGTAATGTAACCTCCCACGGAATAGATGGATGTGACCTTCTGTGTTGCGGGCGTGGGCACAACACAAGGACTGAGAAACGAAAAGAGAAGTGCCACTGCATCTTCCACTGGTGCTGCTATGTAAGCTGTCAAGAGTGTGTACGTGTTTATGACGTCCATACCTGCAAATAG